The proteins below are encoded in one region of Micromonospora yangpuensis:
- a CDS encoding GlsB/YeaQ/YmgE family stress response membrane protein, with protein MEVSGILTAIIFGLIIGALGRLVVPGKQNIPIWLTILIGVLAALLGTIVAGAFGVAETPGIDWIELALQIGFAAIGVAVVAGTYGRRRH; from the coding sequence GTGGAAGTTTCCGGCATCTTGACCGCCATCATCTTCGGTCTGATCATCGGCGCGCTGGGCCGGCTGGTCGTACCGGGCAAGCAGAACATCCCGATCTGGCTCACCATTCTCATCGGTGTGCTCGCGGCACTCCTCGGCACGATCGTCGCCGGCGCCTTCGGGGTGGCCGAAACCCCGGGCATCGACTGGATCGAGTTGGCCCTCCAGATCGGCTTCGCCGCGATCGGCGTCGCCGTCGTCGCCGGGACGTACGGACGCCGTCGCCACTGA
- a CDS encoding acetylxylan esterase codes for MPFDLPLDQLRRYAPTVAEPVDFDGFWRATLAEAAARPVLLDVRPHHTGLRLVDSFDVTFAGFGGDPVRAWYTRPAGAATPLPAVIEYVGYGRGRGLPHERLTWPVAGYAHLLMDSRGQSGLYGVGDTPDPHGAAGGPSPATWGILDPYDYHYRRLITDAVRAVDAVRALPGVDATRVVAAGNSQGGGLALAVAGLVGDLAAVLTTAPFLCHVQRAIELTDAVPYGEIARYLAVHREAEAAVRHTLSYVDGVTFARRATAPAHFGIGLRDNVCPPSTGFAAYNQYGAASGLPAPPVRELHTYPFNGHEGGEALHTRRQLDWLDRICPPATARR; via the coding sequence GTGCCGTTCGACCTCCCCCTCGACCAGCTCCGGCGGTACGCGCCGACCGTCGCCGAACCTGTCGACTTCGACGGGTTCTGGCGCGCCACCCTGGCCGAGGCCGCCGCCCGACCGGTCCTGCTCGACGTCCGGCCGCACCACACCGGCCTGCGCCTGGTCGACTCCTTCGACGTCACGTTCGCCGGCTTCGGCGGTGATCCGGTCCGGGCCTGGTACACCCGCCCGGCCGGGGCGGCGACGCCGCTGCCCGCCGTGATCGAGTACGTCGGCTACGGACGCGGGCGTGGCCTGCCCCACGAGCGGCTGACCTGGCCGGTCGCCGGCTACGCCCACCTGCTGATGGACAGCCGGGGTCAGTCCGGGCTGTACGGCGTCGGCGACACCCCGGACCCGCACGGCGCCGCCGGCGGCCCGTCCCCGGCGACCTGGGGAATCCTCGACCCGTACGACTACCACTACCGCCGTCTGATCACCGACGCGGTCCGGGCCGTCGACGCCGTACGAGCCCTGCCCGGGGTGGACGCCACCCGGGTCGTCGCGGCCGGCAACAGCCAGGGCGGCGGGCTGGCGCTGGCGGTGGCCGGCCTGGTCGGTGACCTCGCGGCGGTGCTGACCACCGCCCCGTTCCTCTGCCACGTGCAGCGGGCCATCGAGCTGACCGACGCCGTGCCGTACGGCGAGATCGCCCGCTACCTCGCCGTACACCGGGAGGCCGAGGCCGCGGTCCGGCACACGCTGTCGTACGTGGACGGCGTGACCTTCGCCCGCCGGGCGACCGCGCCGGCCCACTTCGGGATCGGCCTACGGGACAACGTGTGCCCGCCGAGCACCGGCTTCGCCGCCTACAACCAGTACGGTGCCGCGTCCGGGCTGCCGGCCCCGCCGGTCCGGGAGCTGCACACCTACCCGTTCAACGGCCACGAGGGCGGCGAGGCGCTGCACACCCGACGTCAGTTGGACTGGCTGGACCGGATCTGCCCCCCGGCAACCGCCCGGCGGTGA